One region of Culex pipiens pallens isolate TS chromosome 2, TS_CPP_V2, whole genome shotgun sequence genomic DNA includes:
- the LOC120431543 gene encoding glutamyl-tRNA(Gln) amidotransferase subunit C-4, mitochondrial-like, producing MIRIPFHLRPPPGRTLHSLVRSFASTKPADLSGTQEKSTRQKINFHELKHPSKVPQRPHKSTIDGQSTPTRIPVDAQTVQLLELLSLVDLDSAGAHRTLEDAIEFASQILSVDTDGVEPLYTVLERERLTLREDRVSDGNIQQDVLRNARTTEEENFVAPPGNIPLEQEPRE from the coding sequence ATGATTAGAATTCCGTTCCATCTACGACCACCCCCGGGACGCACCCTCCACTCGCTGGTGAGGAGCTTTGCCTCAACGAAGCCGGCCGATTTATCCGGGACACAGGAAAAGAGCACCCGGCAAAAGATCAATTTCCACGAGCTTAAACATCCGAGCAAGGTTCCCCAGCGTCCACACAAATCTACGATTGACGGTCAGTCGACACCAACCCGCATTCCGGTGGACGCCCAAACGGTGCAGCTGCTGGAGCTGTTAAGCCTGGTGGATCTGGACAGCGCCGGGGCCCACCGGACGCTCGAGGACGCGATCGAGTTTGCGTCGCAGATTCTGTCCGTGGACACCGACGGCGTGGAACCGCTGTACACGGTGCTGGAGCGGGAGCGGTTGAcgctgcgcgaggaccgcgtgTCCGACGGGAACATCCAGCAGGATGTGCTGAGGAATGCACGTACTACCGAGGAGGAGAACTTTGTGGCGCCACCGGGAAATATTCCACTCGAGCAGGAACCGAGGGAGTGA
- the LOC120431544 gene encoding protein Rae1 codes for MFGAQTLGGASAFGGTTAVAPVNPMKDFEVTSPPEDTVSAMEFSPATLQQNFLIAGSWDSSVRCWEVEQSGKTVGKSIKTMGGPVLDVCWADDGSKVFIASADKQVKCWDLASDQVVQVAQHDAPIKTCHWVKGTNYTCLMTGSWDKTLKFWDTRTPQPMMSIQLPERCYCADVDYPMAVVGTAGRHVLIYSLENKPTQYKQQESPLKYQHRTVSIFRDKKKTPTGYALGSIEGRVAIQYVNPINPKDNFTFKCHRSNGSSGYQDIYAVNDIAFHPIHGTLATVGSDGTFSFWDKDARTKLKSSEAMDQSITKCCFNANGQIFAYTVGYDWSKGHEYNNPQKKTYIFLRSCYEELKPRATS; via the coding sequence ATGTTCGGCGCGCAAACTCTGGGCGGCGCTTCCGCCTTCGGAGGCACCACGGCGGTGGCCCCGGTCAACCCGATGAAGGACTTTGAGGTGACGTCCCCGCCGGAGGACACCGTGTCGGCGATGGAGTTCAGTCCGGCGACGTTGCAGCAGAACTTTCTGATCGCCGGCAGCTGGGACAGCAGCGTGCGCTGTTGGGAGGTCGAGCAGAGCGGCAAAACGGTCGGGAAGTCGATCAAGACGATGGGCGGACCGGTGCTGGACGTGTGCTGGGCGGACGATGGCAGCAAGGTGTTTATCGCGTCCGCCGACAAGCAGGTCAAGTGCTGGGATTTGGCGTCGGATCAGGTTGTCCAGGTGGCCCAGCACGACGCCCCGATCAAGACGTGCCACTGGGTCAAGGGCACCAACTACACCTGCCTCATGACCGGGTCGTGGGACAAAACGCTGAAGTTCTGGGACACGCGAACGCCCCAGCCGATGATGTCGATCCAGCTGCCGGAACGGTGCTACTGCGCGGACGTGGACTATCCGATGGCCGTGGTGGGAACCGCCGGACGGCACGTCCTCATCTACTCGCTGGAAAACAAACCAACCCAGTACAAGCAGCAGGAGAGCCCGCTCAAGTACCAGCACCGAACGGTTTCGATCTTCCGCGACAAGAAGAAAACCCCAACCGGATACGCGCTCGGTTCCATCGAAGGTCGCGTGGCCATCCAGTACGTGAACCCGATCAACCCAAAGGACAACTTCACCTTCAAGTGTCACCGCTCGAACGGTTCCTCCGGCTATCAGGACATTTACGCCGTCAACGACATCGCGTTCCACCCCATCCACGGCACCTTGGCGACGGTCGGTTCGGACGGAACGTTCAGCTTCTGGGACAAGGACGCCCGTACCAAGCTCAAGTCGTCGGAAGCGATGGACCAGTCCATCACCAAGTGCTGCTTCAACGCCAACGGGCAGATCTTCGCGTACACCGTGGGGTACGATTGGTCCAAGGGTCACGAGTACAACAACCCACAGAAAAAGACGTACATCTTCCTGCGCTCGTGCTACGAGGAGCTTAAGCCGAGGGCGACCAGTTAA